aaagaatTTAAAGTTAGATTGATTGAGAATATATGGAAAAGAGCAAGTCATTGCCTGGATACTCCTCGTCTTACTCGGGTGAATATGGATTCCGGGAACAATCATCATCAAACTCGTACAACTTTAATGGGCCATGTCAACAGGGAAACGGGTTTGCTACCTCAACTGATCCAGAGctcaagaggaagaagaggattgCGTCTTATAATGTTTTCACCATGGAAGGCAAACTCAAATCAAACGTAAGGAGCAGCTTCAAGTGGATCAAGAACAAGTTCAGCGATATACGTTATGGTGTGTGACAGTACTCATTCACATAAATGTGTTATTACTCACTTCTCTCTTCTATCTCACTTTTCATATATTTTGTGTCATGTCATGCTTCTTCTCTTGTTTTATTCGTAATTAGAGGGAGATCGAAGTTCTGCAAAACCAAAGTGAAAGAGGTGGAAAAAATATTCTTCCCTCAttggaaaacaaaatttagagtGTCATGATGTTTGATATTATGTGTGAGACATCCTTTGCGTGTAAAAAATGAATCCCATGCATCCCACCAGTACGCCCATTTGGGTTGTGATTAAGTTCTTAACATTTAGCCCATTATTTTCTCTAGCTCTTTCTTTCCCCTgatattctctcttttcttttttaggtagAAAAGTCTGGGTATctcttttctattattattattattattattattattattattattattatttagtttccAGATAATGAATAATTCTACACGAATAAGCTCGCACTCAATTCTACAACTAACTTGCTTGTAATGCTATAAATTGTGGAcatatttttttgctttgtggGACTCACCCCTTTATATAAACTACTCACAACTCAGCAAGTAGTAAATTTAGGTGATGGCCCTCGTCATCAATTTTCTATAATGGTTGTCGACTTGTGGTTGCCCCGGTTTCATTGAAGGCCTCATCGGATGATTATCTCAGCATCGATCGATCGGCACATATTATGCAGTGTGGTCTCAATAGGCATCGGATTATACCATTACTGCTATTCGCTACAATTGATGGGTTTAGATGTAGCCTAGCTAAGCCGATCGAGTGACCCAGGTGTAGGGAATTAACTCGAAATTCCCAAcctatgagaaacaaaaaaaatagagaaaacatacaccaaagaaaacaatcacacgcacaagataatatttacATGGTTCAGCAATTtacctacgtccacggagttgtaGAGATTTcgctattatcagggaaaaaatataaagtgcggctacagtgttttcagtctCTCTCTCAAGACGACAACAACAAACCCTAATCACAAAATTGCGTTTTCTACATTCTGCGCACAGGATTCATAATAGGCTACAAAACGGGCCCAAAAATTTTCCTGAGGGCATTGCCCCCAGACCCCCAAGAGGTTTGTCCATAAGAACTCTAGCTTGGGCCGGTCGGGTCATCAAACcgaatcaaacaaaactagactccacaaaacccaacaccATGATCACCCATTTACACCCAACAGTCCCCACCTTGTCTACTGGATTTGGGACTGTCATTGTGGTACGATTCACCAATTTTGGATCCACCCAACTCAAGAGTCTTATTGAACGAGGTATGAGTGAAACAGCTTAAACCGGTTTGATCACTTTATGATGCCCCATTTTCTTAGGAGGGTAATTAAGGAGAGAACAAATTAAAGTGTACACACTCACCACTTAAAAGGGATCCACTCACTCAAGAGATACAAAGTATATGATAGAATCATAGAAACGCTCACTACTGTAAGGAATCTATCAAAGAAATGTATAGCAAGAAATTCAGAATAAATGCTTATGATTGCATTCAAATAACTCACTCAAATCTCAATTCTATTATCTtcatatgtatgtatttatgtatgtatgaGATCGGATATATAGAGGACCATCTTGGAACAACTCTTCAATTCTTAGTAATGACGAGTGATCGACGACACATTTTTAAGaccaaaatatttaataaaaaccaGATAATTGATCAAATATGCAAAACTCAACTAACAATACCTATTAACACGACATAGGAATTGAAACCAGcactttgaaaaagaaatagacATATCCAAGAgtaagagaattcaaaattcGTTATTTCCCAAGTTTATTCTGCCAATTCATACAGGATATATATAGTAAATTGGTCATAATTTCTCatagaaaactcaaaattgCACACCGTTTGATGCGTTTAAAACTATAGAAATCTAGAGTATTTCAGTGACAGTGGTATATGGCTTGTTGGATAATAGTTTTAGGATAATTCCATAATTAACTTTAAAAATGACTCCGAAACGTTAACTCATATTATGACTTCATCCCCTTGAATGCTCAAACTTTGTATTCATTAAAAATGCGTTGAAGAAATTTGAAATGACCGTTTGCTCCAGGCATTAGTTTAGCATGAGACCTAGTTAGAAAACATTTTGtaagaataatggttaaatgatttaatttaccattttctaacaatttaAACTTTGAGACAATTAGTAATTCAATATGATATCAGAGTATAAGATTTTAAGTTTGATTATTGACTTTACCTCCCattcaaaatgttaaaaatctcACATTTTGGGCTCTGCCCCTACTAAAAtatatctttaattttattctaatattacaagttatatttcaaaaccaaacttatgaataattaggtttagttatttcattacaacacattttatttcaaataataaatattacaattccTATTGTAATAAACCTCATTCAGGGTACGTGccttaaggtttttttttttttttgttagccttttgtttttgtttttttagtttgcTTGAGAATTGGATCTCGTACTTGTTCATGGTCCTTCCTTATAGACTTGACCATTTCCTCAAAATGTCCACTAAAATGGTGACTAGCAGGCAGTAGTAAGGATTAATGAAGTTTGACTATAACCAACTTCAAATGAATTACATATGGATGTTTTGGCAATAGACTGATTGTAAGCAAATTTCggttgtaatatatattttacagcAAAAACTCCTAACAAATTGCACAATAACCTCAGTTTGCATATCCATTTCGGTGAAAAGCTGAGCTAAATTAAAAATAGTTCCAAATTTCCACCAAAGAGTGTGCCAAAAATGGATCATGAACTTAGTCTAGGGCcgggaaacttttttttttttttaactgaattATAATAGGAGATTATTTGCACATGAGATTTTGTATTATATGGATTGAGACCTTAGTCAGGTAGCTTTTGCCTTAGGCTAGTTAGGTAGACGTGGCAAACAGGTGAGAGTTAGGTTGGGTCAATCGAGTTtcaggttgggttgggttgaccCATATTTTTTaaacgaatttttttttagaaaaaagaaattacaaaaacaaatcaatggcAACCTTTTTAGAGataatgaataaaatcaatCAAGGAAATGAGTTGCACCTAATGGCACTTGTTAATATCATTTTAATTCTAATAGTTTTGAATATGACTAAAATTCTTTATAGTCATGAATTCATGATGAAAAAGTCTTCAATGTTAATAACTCACTGCCAAAATGCTTGTAAACttaggggtgttcaccaaactaCATAAACCGCACAAACCACAAAAATTGCACCAAAACCGCCCGCAAAATAGCATAACCGCACCGTACCGCAAGTAATAGTGCACCACACCGCATGGTGCAGTGCAgtttgcggttttataataagaaaaccacacaaaccacaccgcaccgcaccctctctatatattaatatatttatttatttttaatattaaatatattattaatagtttaataaccctagttttccaacaaaaaaaaaagtttaataaccctagcaagtgttgactagaaaagccaaccaaaaataaagaaaaaatagctcaataatttaaaacttggcccaaaaaaaagggaaaaattagttttgggctgagtagaaaaagcccaaaatttgaaaaatataccgaCTTCAAACTACATCTTATACATAGTATCgcacatgtgaccgcaaaaatgaggtttatggttttggctaaactctaaACTACACCACACTGTACTGCACCGCACATGTGACTGCAAAAATAAGGTGCGGTGCAGTTATAGTTTTAGCTAAACCGCACCGCAAAGTGCGGtgctaaaaatggcccaaaaccgCACCGCGAACACCCCTACTtctaattacaaatttacaacttCAAAGAGAGATGAATCTTAAGGAGGCAccaaaaaagtatatattttaagtttacacCACTAATAATATCATTCCCACAAAAGCAACAGATAAATAAGTGTCATGAACCATGTCAAGTTATCAGCCTCCTTAAGTGCACATGTTCGTattgcatttaaaataataataaagttagattatttagGAGCAATTGGAGCAATGGAGGCGTGAAGCACTAAGTGAGAGGATGGAAAGCTCTTAGGTTAGCTGGtttgaacctttttcttttatttttttattttttttaagtttagtaACTTCAACTTTAGTTTTGTCACTTTGCGTAAGTAGACAAGTAGTGTTAGTAACTTAGTAGTGTTATTGTTAGTATATAGTCAAATCAAATGTTTTGAACTCTCAAT
This DNA window, taken from Quercus robur chromosome 2, dhQueRobu3.1, whole genome shotgun sequence, encodes the following:
- the LOC126713603 gene encoding uncharacterized protein LOC126713603 gives rise to the protein MEKSKSLPGYSSSYSGEYGFREQSSSNSYNFNGPCQQGNGFATSTDPELKRKKRIASYNVFTMEGKLKSNVRSSFKWIKNKFSDIRYGV